The sequence below is a genomic window from Anaerobacillus alkaliphilus.
CCTAGATAAATTAAAAAATGGTCAAATGTTTGTAAGTAATAAGTTAAATTCATTTGTTTTCTCCTCTCATACCACAAGGTAAGAAATATGATAAATTATCAGTGATCTTTGCACCAGCACGAATTCCAATTGCGCTAGGTTTTTCATTGACAACAAAGCTCCCAACTAAAAGGTGGGCTTCTTGGCTTCCTAATTCAGTTTGAATTGTCGTAGAAGGTAAGTCTACATATTTTTGATAAACTTTTACGTATTGATCATACGTTTTTTGTTTCTGGGAGAAGATCGTTTTACCATCTTGCTTTACTTCAACTGTGTCTCCTTCACGCCCAAAGGCTGGTTTTGAAACATACATCTCTCCTGTTTCATAAAAAGGCTCTTCATCTAAATAAGTTGGGAGAAAATATCGCTCAATTACTTGAAGTTCTTCTTTTTCGAAGAATGGATGTCGTTCTTCATACATCCCCCAGATTAATGCCATTACCGCTTTGCTTTGCATTAAAAAAGCCGACACCGGGTTTAACATTCCTACTCGTCCGGCTTCCACGAGCTTCATGAATTCAATACCAATTGGATAGTTATCGGCTGATACATCCTCTAATAAAGCCTCTAATGGATATGTATGACGATAGACGATATCAACTTTTTTTCCTTCCGGGTCATATACTCCTTGATTTTCACCTTCGGGAACAATTTGAATTTTACTTAAAGGGACAAATGTAGCACCTTTGATTTTTGCTACTTTCATTAAATATTTCAATGTTTCTCTATCCTCAATATCGTCTTCGTGGGCAGTAAAAATAACATAAGGATGATCTGAAATTCCCAGTGAATTGGCACAGTGAAAAACACTGTTTCTAATGGCCTTTCCTAATTCCTCAGCAGTCTCCTGATTTGGATTGACTAAACCAAACTCCTCACAAACTAAAGCATTAACGTCAAACAACTCGCGAATAAAGGTAGGTGTATCCGAATTAAACTCAATAATTTTTGGCCCAGCTTGCGTTAACACAAAATCAAATCGACCAATCACTGTTTCATAAGGAATGGAAGTTGATCTCAAAAAAGACAACCCTTTTTCCGGGAAACCTAGGTCCAATAACGTTTCATCAGATACACTTCTTAACAAATAATTTACTTTTTTATAGATAAAATAAGCATCCTGAGTCGCTTTCCGAATTTGCTCAACTTCATTAATTGTTAATTCATAGC
It includes:
- a CDS encoding glutathionylspermidine synthase family protein; translation: MDKQRQRNSFYVQIPDFWDRLYGSEYALFDCYELTINEVEQIRKATQDAYFIYKKVNYLLRSVSDETLLDLGFPEKGLSFLRSTSIPYETVIGRFDFVLTQAGPKIIEFNSDTPTFIRELFDVNALVCEEFGLVNPNQETAEELGKAIRNSVFHCANSLGISDHPYVIFTAHEDDIEDRETLKYLMKVAKIKGATFVPLSKIQIVPEGENQGVYDPEGKKVDIVYRHTYPLEALLEDVSADNYPIGIEFMKLVEAGRVGMLNPVSAFLMQSKAVMALIWGMYEERHPFFEKEELQVIERYFLPTYLDEEPFYETGEMYVSKPAFGREGDTVEVKQDGKTIFSQKQKTYDQYVKVYQKYVDLPSTTIQTELGSQEAHLLVGSFVVNEKPSAIGIRAGAKITDNLSYFLPCGMRGENK